Proteins encoded in a region of the Bradyrhizobium sp. CB3481 genome:
- the pcaB gene encoding 3-carboxy-cis,cis-muconate cycloisomerase has product MTAVASTMFDSVLYRDVFSTPAMRAVFSDDALLKAYVQAEVALATAQGETGVIPREAAEAIARQAPAVVLDHAQLKRDTENVGYPIVGLVRQLSQALGEPGRYLHWGATTQDIMDTATVLQLREAVILIEAQLAEVMDTLASLARRHRDTPMAGRTHLQQALPVTFGHKAAIWLSALQRSAERLAQAKPRALQAQLGGAAGTLASLGDRGLDVRAAYARALDLNEPDITWHVARDGLVEMVQTLAVICGALGKIGYDVMILMATEIGEVFEPFSSHRGASSTMPQKRNPISSEILLANAKASRDAASLMLDAMVQDLERATGPWHCEWLSLPQACLLTAGSLAQAQFMLSGLIVEPAAMKKNLDSTRGLIVAEAVMMGLAPALGRQSAHDEVYAACRDAFERGDGLLDALLRRPTIASALPRDQLAALCEPSNYLGTAAQMVDRVLARQAKR; this is encoded by the coding sequence ATGACCGCGGTGGCCAGCACCATGTTCGACAGCGTCCTCTATCGCGACGTCTTCTCCACGCCGGCCATGCGGGCGGTGTTTTCCGACGATGCCCTGCTCAAGGCCTATGTACAGGCCGAAGTGGCGCTTGCCACGGCGCAGGGCGAAACCGGCGTCATTCCGCGCGAGGCGGCCGAGGCGATTGCGCGGCAGGCCCCGGCGGTAGTGCTCGATCATGCGCAATTGAAGCGTGACACCGAGAATGTCGGCTATCCCATCGTCGGCCTGGTCCGTCAGCTGTCGCAGGCGCTCGGCGAGCCCGGCCGCTATCTGCACTGGGGCGCGACCACCCAGGACATCATGGATACCGCGACCGTGCTGCAACTGCGCGAGGCGGTGATCCTGATCGAGGCCCAACTCGCCGAGGTCATGGATACGCTCGCCAGTCTGGCCCGCCGCCACCGCGATACGCCGATGGCCGGGCGAACCCATCTGCAGCAGGCGCTGCCTGTTACCTTCGGCCACAAGGCGGCGATCTGGCTGTCGGCGCTGCAACGTTCGGCCGAACGGCTGGCGCAGGCCAAACCCCGCGCGCTGCAGGCCCAGCTCGGCGGCGCCGCGGGCACGCTGGCCTCGCTCGGCGACCGCGGACTGGACGTGCGCGCGGCTTACGCGCGGGCGCTCGATCTGAATGAGCCCGACATCACCTGGCACGTCGCCCGTGACGGGCTGGTCGAGATGGTGCAGACGCTGGCCGTGATCTGCGGCGCGCTCGGCAAGATCGGTTACGATGTCATGATTTTGATGGCGACCGAGATTGGCGAGGTGTTCGAGCCGTTCTCCTCGCATCGCGGCGCATCCTCGACCATGCCGCAGAAGCGTAATCCGATCTCCTCGGAAATCCTGCTGGCCAACGCCAAGGCCTCGCGCGACGCCGCTTCGCTGATGCTGGATGCGATGGTGCAGGATCTCGAGCGCGCTACCGGACCCTGGCATTGCGAATGGCTCTCTTTACCCCAGGCCTGCCTGCTGACCGCCGGCTCGCTGGCGCAGGCGCAGTTCATGCTCTCGGGCCTGATCGTCGAACCGGCGGCGATGAAGAAAAACCTCGATTCCACGCGCGGCCTGATCGTCGCCGAAGCCGTCATGATGGGGCTCGCGCCCGCGCTCGGCCGCCAGAGCGCGCATGATGAGGTCTACGCCGCCTGCCGCGACGCTTTCGAGCGCGGCGATGGCCTACTGGACGCGTTGCTGCGCCGTCCCACCATCGCATCCGCCCTGCCGCGCGATCAGCTAGCCGCCTTGTGCGAACCATCCAACTATCTCGGAACGGCCGCGCAGATGGTCGACCGCGTGCTGGCCCGTCAGGCCAAGCGGTAA